Proteins found in one Natronococcus occultus SP4 genomic segment:
- a CDS encoding aminotransferase class III-fold pyridoxal phosphate-dependent enzyme, with amino-acid sequence MQRTTAEPTVEQLPGPKAKEWVDLHHDSAATSTYVYDFVWDITEDAVGPFCTDPDGNVLLDFTSHVAAAPLGYNNPKLLNEMREFDLVDPLKIAGQDFYVSTGGTPEDTELPGPAHLMNTLTEITDHYDLDTVFLSNSGAEAVENAIKICYDNCDVPKYGLTFEGAFHGRTLGTLSLNRSKSVHRRKFPELSGIHDIPHSFEGVQRLREKLDADNGHIPPEQVAFLILEPIQGEGGYQIPESEFMREVDTLCKEHDIPLIADEIQSGLGRTGEMWASDHYDFEPDVITSAKALRVGATISRSEIFPGEKSRLSSTWGAGDILSSIQGTLTIAAIREYGLLEHAQHAGERLVGQLGDVQESYSEAVVDTRGIGLMTAIEFDSKDRREAVIEAALQHGLLTLGCGQKTLRLLPPLDVSDRELDIAVDLLENAIAETVSSS; translated from the coding sequence ATGCAGCGCACGACTGCAGAGCCGACTGTAGAGCAACTGCCGGGACCGAAGGCGAAGGAGTGGGTCGACCTCCACCACGATTCGGCCGCGACTAGCACGTACGTCTACGACTTCGTCTGGGACATCACGGAGGACGCCGTGGGACCGTTCTGTACGGATCCCGACGGCAACGTCCTCCTCGATTTCACGAGCCACGTCGCGGCGGCGCCGCTGGGCTACAACAATCCAAAGCTGCTCAACGAGATGCGGGAGTTCGACCTCGTTGACCCGCTGAAGATCGCCGGTCAGGACTTCTATGTGAGTACCGGGGGAACGCCCGAGGACACCGAACTTCCCGGACCGGCTCACCTGATGAACACGCTGACGGAGATCACCGATCACTACGACCTCGACACCGTCTTCCTGTCGAACTCCGGCGCTGAGGCCGTCGAGAACGCGATCAAGATTTGCTACGATAACTGTGACGTCCCGAAGTACGGGCTCACGTTCGAGGGGGCGTTCCACGGGCGAACGCTCGGAACGCTGTCGCTGAACCGCTCGAAGTCCGTTCATCGCCGGAAGTTCCCGGAACTGAGCGGGATACACGATATCCCCCACTCCTTCGAGGGTGTCCAGCGCCTCCGCGAGAAGCTCGATGCCGATAACGGTCACATTCCGCCCGAGCAGGTTGCGTTTCTCATCCTCGAACCGATCCAGGGCGAGGGCGGCTATCAGATTCCGGAGTCGGAGTTCATGCGCGAGGTAGACACACTCTGTAAGGAACACGACATTCCACTCATCGCTGACGAGATTCAGTCCGGGCTCGGCCGTACCGGCGAAATGTGGGCCTCGGACCACTACGACTTCGAACCCGACGTCATCACCAGTGCGAAGGCGCTGCGGGTCGGTGCGACGATCTCACGCTCAGAGATCTTCCCCGGCGAGAAGAGCCGCCTCTCCTCGACGTGGGGTGCCGGCGACATTCTCTCTTCTATCCAAGGCACGCTCACAATCGCGGCGATTCGAGAATACGGGCTCCTCGAGCACGCGCAGCACGCGGGCGAACGCCTTGTGGGACAGCTCGGCGACGTTCAGGAGTCGTATTCCGAGGCCGTCGTCGACACCCGCGGCATCGGACTCATGACCGCGATCGAGTTCGACAGCAAGGACCGACGGGAGGCCGTCATCGAGGCCGCTCTCCAGCACGGGCTGCTAACGCTCGGCTGCGGACAGAAGACGCTCCGCCTGCTGCCGCCGCTCGACGTTTCCGACCGTGAGCTCGACATCGCCGTCGACCTCCTCGAGAACGCGATCGCCGAGACCGTATCATCGTCGTAA